The Elaeis guineensis isolate ETL-2024a chromosome 5, EG11, whole genome shotgun sequence DNA segment TAATATGCGATAATGTTTCTATTAGCATgtttctctttggcttcagtctaCTAGCTCCctaatctttctttctttccttttttttttttcgctgtaACGTTTCTATAAGCTAGATTTGGCTATATTCGAGTAGATCTCTACTCAGATTTAGTCAAGTCTGGATTGGATGATGGGGGTCCTGCATCGATGATGTGAGTAGTTGAATATGATCTACTATCTCTAAATTGCTTAGACACTAAAAATCATGAGATGTGGAGACCTCTAGCCTATGCATATAGTTAGAGGTAATAGATTCACATCTAATAGCTTGACTCATCGATTTGGGACTCCTATCATCAAATCCAGACCTAACTGGATCAGGATGGAGATCCACTCAAGTGTAGCCAATTCCAACTCATGTTTCTATtacctttttttctttatcttttgggTGGATGATATGAGTAGCTCTTTTATTCTGTGATCGGTTTCTTTGACACCATTTCTGATGAATAAGTAAATTTAATCCATCTGGAAAAAAACTATTGAGAACATGTTGTTCGTGCATAACATGAAGAAGCTAAATTTGTTGAAAATTTTTCCTGTAGGCCACTTTAAACTAGTAATTTGATGTTGTGTTTAAACTATAAACTTGATGTTGTAGTCATTGCCACAAGGGTGGTGGATTTTGTGTCAGGTTTTTGCAGTGGTGCTAAACTCAGTCTTCCTCCATGGTTGCCAATAAATTGTAgctcactatttttttttctttggttttcacaaaaataaatatatttcacaaaaataaatatatacatcTACTTGCATGTCAGGTAATAGGTTAATTCTTAAATGATGATTGGATCAAACTTTGTTTAACAGATCAGCCAGTACAAATCATGCTATCCCATGGATATATTGTATTTTAGTCAACCACGGTCACTTTATCACATCTCAAGAGTCTTCTCTGCAACTTCTTGATTGCTTGCAAAaggtattccttttttttttgtctttatgCTGGTTGTTATTACAAATGGTGCATATTTGTGTACTATAATTTTTGCTGACATGGTACATCTATTTGATACTCATTTTTATGTACATTTTCTACATTTTTAGTTCTCGTGGGTAACCAACATATAGAATGGCATCTTGAATTTTGTTTATTTAACATCTAATGGGCttgtaaaaaattttcatttacTGCGCATTGCATGAGGATTGATGGATACATGGTTTGTTGTGGTTATGTCTGTGGTTGGTTGGGTTGGGACTTAGGCCAGCAACCATGGGTTCTACATTTTAGGAGGCCTCTACATAAAGTTTGACATTTTGGTAGTGGACCCCGTACcggtaccatcctattataataTCGGTCTGTAGTATAGTACAACATGGTGAGGTGTAGCGAGTGTTGATATGGTATGAAATTATGTATCAATTAGGTACTGCTATGGTACGATATCCAACTAGTATGGGAAACCTTGCTCGCTAGGTGTAAGAACTCCTAGTATCTCGAAGGTACGCTAGGATTTTAAGTATTTATATCAAGGGGAATCAAAAGTGAAACAATTGTACGTTAGAAGCCTTGCAATAGACATGGGCAAAGGAAATAGACGTCAGGTTGCTTTTGGCTGGCTGGTTTTATTATCAGTCTCAAGGCACCAATTGCATGTTTTCACAGAGCCAGCTGATGATAAATTGTTGGTTAAAATATTTCTACCAAAAGCTACAATCTTATAAAAGATGCTTTGGTCTGACAACAGGATCattaaaaattatctatttgAGTTCCTGATATGTATTTATGTACAGTAATGTTTTCTAAGTCAGGTGTAACGTGAGATATATTAATAGCCATTGTTGATTGTCTTCCAAATATTTCGATTCTTGACTTGGTTCTCTTTGAGATGATAATATCATTTGAACTTTCTGGTTTCCTATTAAGTAGGGACATCTTGGTTGAGTACTTCACAAGGATTGTAGCATTATTTTGTGTAATCAATATATTGCAGCTTATCttacatttgaaattcaaaatattatTGCATCTTCATGCGCATCAACATTTCTTCAATACTTCACTGCACAGAACCCATAAGTAAATTTGGGGTGTCTCATCTGAAAGTTTTCTGTCACTTTCTATACTGTAGAATTTTGTTGCTCCTcagcattgtttttttttttcactatcaTGGATGCCCGTATTGCACGAAATGGAAGGTAAATTTCTAATGCCTCTCTTTGGCAGATAACAGAGCTAAAATGTGCAGCAATAGAACCTTTATTAAAGCTATCTGGTCGTTTTCGGCTGATCATGACACAGGTTGTAACAGATTATTCTTTTCTAACCTAGGAAAATTTCTTATGATCGTGTAACATGCCTGATGTATTATCTCCACTTTTCAGATTAACATGGCTGGAAAATGTACAGTTCAAGCACAGTTGGCCAAGCATCATGGTGATGgaggtgaagaagaagaggaagatgatGGTGAAGAGGAAGATATTGATGAAGTGATATATGGGGAAGAAGATGAATCCCAAAGTGGTAGTGATGATGATAACTAGCGATGACCAAGGAAGGTAGCTTCTGATGGTTCAGCTTTTGCATTGtttgagatctaaatttttccCCCTATGTATTATAAGAATCTCTTTGGAAATTACTAACTGAATATGGTTAGCCATGGCGTCGGTCTATCTGTAGCCATAACAGGCCTATGGCTAGAGCAGTTttgtattttattatttatttatttgataatagaGAAAATATTACCAGTATCATCTAATAAATTCCAAGTAGATGATCGTGTAAAATACTGGTTATAGTTTTTCTTGCGTTCTTCTACCTATGGCAACTAGCCACCCATACCAACTTTAGGATGCTGATGTTGACAGTTTGCCTGGTGGCAGTGATGATTCAGGTCATATCGGGATCCTTACATCCGTGCCTGCCTACAATTCAGCCTTCATGACCCAACCTAACCTGACTGATCTATGAACTGTTCTGTCTAGCCTGACCAGATCCAAACCAATTTCAACCTGTCCGACCCAAACCTTGGAACTCCTGATGACTCTGTCCATGGTAACCAGacagaaaatattaaaaaagtgACCCAGTATCCCATGCTCCAAAGTTATcgctcatcttgactcatatcaGCTGACCCGAATAAATCTCTATTTTCATGACCTGAGCTGGGTCAAAGCGCTACCAATATATGAGCCTCTTGATCTCTAGATCAGGGGGGGGAAAAAGGACTTGTACCTGACCCTAACTGAATATCCTTGACATCCTGGCCTAAAAAGGGTCAGATTTGGTTGGCTTTTCTGGGTTGGGCAAATTTTCTCCCACTACTCTTGCCTTTAGAGAGTTATAAAATTCCAGCCAAGCAATGTTATAAACTACTAAAGTTTTCTATGGTAATTGTCCATCAGTCTCATTAATGATATTAGAATCAATTTTATTACAGTTTTTCAAGTAGTATATCTTTGTTGATGATAAACACGACTCTATTGATGCTTGGTTGATGAGTCTAACTTTTACAAATTCATTTGACAAGTTATAAATTTTTGAGTCTATGCTGGTAGTAACTCTAATATCTGCTTATTGTCTGTGGCTAATACCATTAACATAACATTCATTGCCAATTTCAATCTGCAAGTTTATTCCACCTTTTGTACCATGGACTTGGTAGTTTTATGGATTCAATTGAAGAATTGTTTGCTCATGTTATTCATTTTTGGTTTGTGGCAGAATTTGAATTATGTTAACATAATGTTGGAAGGGGAAAATTGTCCAAATGGTGGCTATATGTTCTTAATATAGTTTTCATGTCTGTACAGCTCAGACTGTTATTCTTATTGTGGAAAAATAAAACATCGCCCATAATGGTTTGGTTGCAAAATTCAATTAGAAATTGGATTATGTAGCCAGGGCTTTTACTGACTTTCAGCTGTTGGAGAAGACTAAAAAGGTGTCAAGGTCAACTTTTTAATTGTGTTCTAAAATAGTTCCTTAATTGGTTTAGCTGGTGTTCTTAGTTCCTTTGTCATGTTGCAGCAAAAACTTGTAACCAAAAATTTGTCAATTCAAACCTAGCTGTGCAAATTGGTCTACTATTTCTTTCATTGGCTTGATAGATTCTGATAATTCTGATGACATTATTAAAGCATATGCAAGTTTTTTCCCCTCTTTTGGGGACAATGATCAtgtcaataaaattattttagcaaaTTATATAACCAACAAATCATTTGTACATGGTTGCTGCTCCTTGTACCACCTAGATTGAGATTCCCAACAAACTCTTGAACAACTGTTTCATATACTAGATTGTTATGACACCTTGGTTGGGATTCTCACAAAATTCTAGAGCAACTTCTTTTTCCATATACCAGACTAAGAAATGCAGTGGAGCACAATTTTGTAGGATTCTTAGGCAAGAGATAGATTGCTCTATAGCAGTATCAGATGTATGAAGGACATTTCTCTTCTGCTACAAGCTATGTATGTATTAGGAAATTCTCTCTTCTGCTACAAGCTAAGTATGTATAAGGAAATTTTCTCATTTGCGACAAGCTAAGTATCTGATTATCTTCTTTCCTCATCTAGAGATTTATTGTTTAAAGCTGCCTCCACTGTacattattttttcttatcattGCCCTCAGCTTCTTAATTAATACTCTTATATATGCAAAAGTAAAGTTCTGCAGTGCCTTTGTCTGTGCTATCTTCTTCCTCGTACATCTGATTTTACAACCTATTCATTGCTTACACTATCCTGCATGCATTTGGATTCTCATCACTGAAGATAGAGGTAATCTGGTTTCCATCTCCACCTCCCTGGTTATGATAATAACCATCATGGAGTGCTTCTGCCCCACCATATCTAATGTCCTGTGGAGCTGATTGGAGGTGTCCATATCCTGTTACATATGGGGATGGCCTGTAGCTGCTATAGCTGTGGGCAACATGGGATGAAGCCTCATGTCTGATCTCATGTCCACTAGTAGGGTAGTGATTCCAGTGCTCTCTGTAGATGTAGCTGTGTGGGTAGCGATGCACCATGTGGATCTCCTCGACATCTTTAGATTCGGTTGGGGTGGCATCCTGGGCTTCAGGTGATGGATTTATTTCTGGAGCTTTGGTTTCTCCGAAAGGGGCTTCTTGCGGGGGCTCTGCTGGTGGGGTGGGAGGGGCCTCGCTTGGAGGTTGGTCAGCAGGTTCAGTGGCTGGTGGGCTGCTGCTTGCTGCAGCTTCGGTGGATGGTGGCTGCTCAGAGCCACTGGCCTCGACCTGTTCTGTGTGGGAACAGATTGTGGCAATCTTTCCTGTCTTCTTGATGGCTTTGACTATCTTTTCAGGATCAGCCCTCCCCACGATTGTCAACTTCTGTTTAGCAGAGTCAACATAGACATCATATACACCTACAGAAAATACATAACAGGATTACAACTCCAATAGAGAGGAGAATGAAACATGTAGTGGAAACTTTTTCTCCAGTTGATAGTGATTCATTACCATCAATTCCATGCATTGCCTTCTTGATCTTCTGCACACAGCCGTTGCAGTCCATTCGGACATGTAACTCTGTTACTCGAGCTTTCTGTAGTTGCAGATGAACATTAGATCTTAGTATTTAATAATTACATGAAGCCATTCTCCTATCATTATGGAGGGACATGGTTGACATACCTCTAGTTCTGGAACCATGAGTGAGATAATTTCACCTTACAATTCGGATGGGTGGTTCTTCTGTGTATCGGTACTCTGGGAGCTTACTGGGGAGCCTAGGATGGCATAATTTGTACTTGGGGAATGGAATAATGGAAGGCCAAAAGGTGTGGGACACTCAAGGAATCACAGAGAGGGTGTAAAGGTGTATAAAGTGATGAGGATGGATCTCTGAAAGGAACTCTCTCCTCTGTGCTTTTGCTTTGAGGTCATAGTCCTCATCATATCTTTAGGGTGTGGGTGTAAGGGTGGGATAGGTGTCTGGTTGGAGTGTTTAGCCCAAAGGAATTTGCTTTGGCTCGACCATCCTATGATTGTAATGTAATAAGAATATCCCTGCCGACCAGCAAAAATTAAAGTGAGCATGATCGTGGCCTCTTAGTCAAAAGAGTAGAGGCCCTTTCTGGGCAAAAGAGGATATCCACTCCAGAAGAATCCTTCATGCTAAAGGAAAGAATGGTTCTTGGCAAGTGGGAAGGAGATATGGATGGAAGAATTTTGCTTTCTAAGAGTTATTGTATAGAAATTGGCGTCCCAGGGTGATCCTTCTGTTTGGATTGCATAGTCCACCCTTGTCAGCTTATTTACACAAATTGCTTCGGCCATTACCGTAACTGGAGTAGCTATCGCTTTCAGTGGGAGGGATGGTGACAGGTTCAAGTCCATGAGCTGAAGGGATAATTTAGTTGGTCCATGGACCCTATCAGGTTGTGAGAATTTTCAGACAAGTTACTTGTTTTGGAGCAGTCATGGAGTTCATGCTGGGTTGAGTACTTCAGTTGGTGAAGTATGCCTTCAGTGCAGCTAGGCGAGTCGATCTCACTTGCTGCAAAAGCACATAGATGGTTAAAAGTTATATGGTTATAACATTTTCCTAGAAGTTTTCCATAGTTTTGGGTGTTTTTTGAGGTTGTAATTTTTGGTTGGTCACCTTGTTACAGAGGCCATAcaacttttttaaatttttagacttCCAAAAATTTATGTTCAAGTATATCCTTTCAGCGTGTGGAACTGAGTCGTTCTAATCAATGATCGCATTGGGTGACGGCTTCTTGATGGCACTTGAAACTATTAGAAGCTTACAGATTTTGATGGAAGTGAAATTTAGTGGGAGGAAGGTAGATTGTAGTGCTTTTGCCAAAGAACACCAGCTTTACAGCACAAAGGAGGCTTTGGCCCCATGCGTCACTCCAAAAGAGCTTCCAAGGTTGCTTGTAAGTGTTGAGTTACGATAACTTTCTGGTGAGCTTACCACGTTTCTCCTCATATGCGTGTCTTGGCCGTTGGAGAGAATTCTTGTCGTGTTGGTGATTAAGAGGTATCCGTAACCAAACTTTTGTGTCCAAGTTCAACCCGTGTCTTCTCTAGAGAGTTCATGTTCTCCCTTTTAAGGCGTGTAAATGTGAAGCTATAAATCCAGGTTCCAATGTGCACCATTGTGAAGACTTTGGAGGATGGGTAAGAGGGAAAAATGAAGGATGTAGAGGGTGGGACAGGGTTgaggtgctctctctctctctctctctctttcttcttgagtACCAAACTGGCAAGATGCAAGAGGTGCTTCTTCTTgaatagtttttttattttattatttttttttattatttatttatttatttttaattattatgtaTATAAAAAAAGAGGCTCTACATTAGGTCAACTAATACCAGGGCTTCATTAAGACTTGATGATTTCTTAATTTATAACCTGGCTGTCCTTTATTTTGGGATACTGGTGATATTATATTAACTTGTAGAAAAAGAGATATAAAAATATAACATTATTAAAAATGAATTATAAAAACATCAAGACCTGTCCCATTATTTTGTGATCAAATTGGGATCCGGTCTGACTGTTGGTTTCATCTTTTTCAGGCGCTTTCATTTACATTTTCTAAATCCAATAAAATGAAGATTAACATTACATGACTGAGGGATGGTCGAAACTTTATATCGAGCATTCTAGTCACCTTGGTAAATTTATAAGTTTTCCATCCaagtctcaaaatcagatcttttCTCATTAGGTCTGTGTATTGGAGATGCACTTTTATCAATCAGCTTTTTGAGGTGATTTATTGCATGGTTATTGATGAAGTTAATCCTATCTTGCACCATAATATTATAAGATGATCATCATCGTAACTTTGACTCATCCAAGCCATGCACATGGCTTGAGTGGTTGACtgcatttattattattattatcattattattttggaAGGAAACTGCATTTTATTGTATGCTAAGTGACTTGAGTTCAAATGCAGTCTTCATTTTAAATTTGGATAGGCTTCATTTTAAATTTGGTAGGATCATACTTTTAAGCAGATTGAAATAAGTTATATATGTTCTCAAAAATGGTATGTCTATTTCTAATGATGCTTAAGCAATGcaacttttaattttatttccTTCTATGAGTGAGTTACAAAGTGTTTCCCAGGCCAAACCAAGATTATTAGATTGCTATTAGTGATTTAAACAGTGAGTTTCATGCATGTCAATTGGCGGTGAGTTGATCACCGGACCAATCATACATTTAGTCAGATCTATTCATGCATGGGCGGTGGTTGGTACATAAAGATTCGAGTCatctaattatttcaataaacaaAGACATTTGAGCACTCCCAACTAAATCCTTGAATGCTTAATTAAGGGATGTGCAGGTGTGCATAATGACATCATATTAAAATAATAGTGGAGAATTATGTTAGGTCGCTGAAGTTGAAGTTATATATTTTTAAGCAAAATGTGATGGAAGTTACGTATTGATAAATATTAAACTGTTTCATAGGTTATCTTTTCTCTGTCATATGTTCCAAGTTGGCGTGTTGTCTTACATGCATGTCAGCTTACTAAGTCCCTTGCAGGCGTGCACGTTTACTAGTTCAGACTATGGAGAAGAAGGCGTTCTCTACTTGCAGGGCCTGCGAAGATAGAAAACAAGGCCTCACCAATGGAAGAGGTCGTTTAGTTATGTAATAAATAGTTTAGAAGGAGGAAAAGGTCGTGGTGGCCTCACATGGCTATAGCTTGAGAGAGAATACGGAGGTTTGGTTGGCCTGTTGTTGAGCATTGACCTATTCCTTTCATATTATACCTACTGCATTTTTGctctttaaaagaaaagaaatgcaCTTATTGGCTACTACTTTGGGAGAATAGATATTAATCTTCAAGATGGTAAAAGTTTGACACATGCTGATGGTAATTTTGTACAACAAACTTATTGGTCATCATGgattttttcttaaatattaatTAGTTAGACATGTAGCTAATAAGTGCATATATACATACTTATGTATATGCATCCATAACTTAAAGAGCATTTGAATGGTGATGTTGCAAAACATGGATATAACATGAAACGTTCTTGGAAATTATAAATTTGTAAACATGTTTATGTATTTATGTTTGTACATGCGTATGTGTGTGCATGTATACATGCATGCAAACATGCATGCGTGTTTGCATTCATGTGAATGTATAGAGTTTACTTGGAGTCCTTTTTGGATActctctcatatttatttttaaaaacaaGACAAATTAACTCGATTTTATTAAATTTAGTCTCAAATTTCAAGTTTCAGGCTTTTACTTGTAGATGTATCTAATAAATGAGCCTGAGACCTTGATGCGTGAGGTAGATATTGGAGGCGAGCACTTTGGGTGGTATGCAAAAAAGCACTTAAGCATTATGCTAGCTGCATCTTGGTTCTAGGCTTATGGCGAGGGTCATCAAGAACTAATTAAGTATAAGGACATTAGCGTATCATGCTCATTTGACAATCTACGATTTGATGTGAAATATTTTGGACCAGGTACAAGGTTTAATGTAAAAAGCTAAGAAGGTTCTTAAAAGGTTATTGAAATCCAAGTAATCGATGTTCTCATttctcaagaaaagaagaaagcaaacatttttttcataaataaaggCAATTAATCTACTCATAGAGCAAATTTCAGTAATGATATCCAGTCAAATTGCTATAATTGCATCGTTCAGCATATAACATATGAATGGATGGTTCATGCAAATAGAAAAAGTAACAAGATATGAATTAAAGAAAATGTGGATCATGTCTTGGCCCGGTGTTCTTGTGGTGCTCAAGTTTGGAATATGTCTACTGTCCATTCGCATTTGCCTCAACTAATTTAGAGGTATCAGGAATATTGGGGAGTTTTCTCCCAAATGCAGCCAAAAGCTCAATATGCTTTATTTGATAGATGTTACGAAACAACAGGAATAGCAGGATCTTCGAGGGCACCACACTCTCCCTCTGTATTCTCATTAACAAAGCCACTATCTTGGCATGTCCTAACTGTTGATTTTGTGAAGACAAATTTTGATAGAGTTTAAGAAAGTGTTTGGTTGGAGAGAGTGGGGGtctgaaatcagaatcgaaataggTGACTCTCATTCTAACCGTTTGATTGGAAGGagttccattccgattccgattttagGATGGAataggaatggctcaatctatatagaactcaatccctactctcctctatggattcaaattttcattccgattctgatttcgattatgAACCAAACGTTTCGGGggatttgaccattccgattccaattccaAATAATTCCAATTTCTATTTCCATTCTAATTTtgattgcgaaccaaacaccccctaaaggTTAGGAGGTCCAGGGTTTGTTATTCGAGATCATATAGGCTGTGCTTTTGCTAGGGGGTTGTATGAGCCTGGATTTCGCTGGTCAATATCTTGTTCAACAGCATGCCGTAACTTCTGATTTTGTGAAGGTAAATTTTGATAGGGTtcaagggggtgtttggttctcAACTGGAATTAGAATaggaatgaaaatcagaatggcttagaatcagaatcagaatggtcaaatcctccaaagtatttggttcatgatcgaaatcggaatcgaaatcgaaattggaataaaaaattgaatccatagagaagagtaggaattgagttttatatagattgagtcattcccattccatcccggaattagaatcggaataggactcctcccaaccaaaaagttggaatgggagtcacccattccgatttcgattccaaactCCCACTCTCCCCAACCAAATATCTCCTAAAAATTAGGATGCTTAGGGTTTGTTATTGAGATCATATAGGCTGTGTGCTCTTGCTAGGGGGTTGTATGAGCCAGGATTTCGCTGGTCAATATCTTGTTCAATGGCATGCCCTAACTTTCTGACTTTGTGGAGGTAAATTTTGATAGGAGTTTAAAGGTACAGGAGGTCCAGCATTTGTTATTTGGGATTACATAGGCCGTGGTCTTGCTAGGGGATCGATGCTGGTTTCCCTAACTTTGGTGCATATGATTAAGTTGTTTGCCACACTATAAGACTTAAGATTTGGATGCGAAACTATTTGGGCATCTAGAACCTATTTGGAAGCAGATTCCACAATGGTGGTGGATTGGATATGCTCACAAAATGAAACCTGCTTCCATTTTTCAACCATGACTGATGAGAATATTTTTGTAAGGATGAGTCTGTATGCAATAATAATTAGGTTGCTCTACTGTGattcaaaatatgaaaatagcctcTCCAAATAAGACTGCCAAAATGGGTTGGTGAAGGCTTTCCCTTATTTTAATGCTGCACTCAAGTAGTCCGAATTGACTATGAGGCCACCTACCCAATGGCCCCTCAATCTTCACTGGATCCCCAATTAACTACTCTACCTGCTTCCTCATTTATCCAATAGAATAGCCTCAGCAACTCTTGCATCCCTCACTGCTATATCTATAAATAGTGAACTCTTGCAATATCCTTCAAATCACGCTCAGATCAAAGACAATCTATTCCACTGATCAATATGGTTGCAGGGTCCTTCGTTGAGGAGTGCAAGTCGACCGTAGCCATCGACAGGCTGTGGAAGGCTGGCATCCTGGATGTGCACAACTTGATGCCAAAAATCGCGCCCGAACACATCTCCAGTGTTGAGATCGTTGGTGGCGATGGTGGTGTCGGCAGCATCAAGAAATTTAACT contains these protein-coding regions:
- the LOC105045615 gene encoding uncharacterized protein yields the protein MVPELEKARVTELHVRMDCNGCVQKIKKAMHGIDGVYDVYVDSAKQKLTIVGRADPEKIVKAIKKTGKIATICSHTEQVEASGSEQPPSTEAAASSSPPATEPADQPPSEAPPTPPAEPPQEAPFGETKAPEINPSPEAQDATPTESKDVEEIHMVHRYPHSYIYREHWNHYPTSGHEIRHEASSHVAHSYSSYRPSPYVTGYGHLQSAPQDIRYGGAEALHDGYYHNQGGGDGNQITSIFSDENPNACRIV